The following proteins are co-located in the Peromyscus eremicus chromosome 13, PerEre_H2_v1, whole genome shotgun sequence genome:
- the Kcnj13 gene encoding inward rectifier potassium channel 13 isoform X1 has translation MDGSNCKVNAPLLSQRYRRMVTKDGHSTLQMDGAQRSLAYLRDAWGILMDMRWRWMMLVFSASFVVHWLVFAVLWYVLAEMNGDLEIDHDVPPENHTICVKYITSFTAAFSFSLETQLTIGYGTMFPSGDCPSAIALLAIQMLLGLMLEAFITGAFVAKIARPKNRAFSIRFTDLAVVAHRDGKPNLIFQVANTRPSPLTSVRVSAVLYQERENGELYQTSVDFHLDGISSEECPFFIFPLTYYHTITPSSPLATLLQHENPPQFELVVFLSAMQEGTGEICQRRTSYLPSEIMLHHHFAALITRGSKGEYQVKMENFDKTVPEHPTPVVSKSPHRTDLDIHINGQSIDNFQISETGLTE, from the exons ATGGACGGCAGTAACTGTAAAGTTAATGCTCCTCTCCTAAGTCAAAGATACCGGAGGATGGTCACAAAAGATGGCCACAGCACACTTCAAATGGATGGTGCTCAAAGAAGTCTTGCTTATCTTCGGGATGCGTGGGGAATCCTAATGGACATGCGCTGGCGCTGGATGATGCTGgtcttttctgcttcttttgttGTCCACTGGCTTGTCTTTGCAGTACTCTGGTATGTTCTAGCTGAGATGAATGGTGATCTGGAAATAGATCACGATGTCCCACCTGAAAACCACACTATCTGTGTGAAGTACATCACCAGTTTCACAGCTGCATTCTCCTTCTCCCTGGAGACGCAACTTACAATTGGTTATGGTACCATGTTCCCCAGTGGTGACTGTCCAAGTGCAATCGCCTTACTTGCCATACAAATGCTCCTAGGCCTCATGCTAGAGGCTTTTATCACag GTGCCTTTGTGGCGAAGATTGCACGGCCAAAAAACAGAGCGTTCTCAATCCGCTTCACTGACTTAGCAGTAGTAGCTCACAGAGATGGCAAGCCTAATCTTATCTTCCAAGTAGCCAACACCCGGCCCAGCCCTCTGACCAGTGTTCGGGTCTCAGCTGTACTCTATCAGGAAAGAGAAAACGGTGAACTCTACCAGACCAGTGTGGACTTCCACCTTGATGGCATCAGTTCTGAGGAATGTCCATTCTTCATCTTCCCGCTAACCTACTACCACACCATTACACCGTCAAGTCCTCTAGCTACCCTGCTCCAGCATGAGAACCCTCCACAGTTTGAATTGGTCGTGTTCCTCTCAGCAATGCAGGAAGGCACCGGGGAAATTTGCCAAAGGAGGACATCCTACCTACCCTCTGAGATCATGTTACATCACCATTTTGCAGCTCTGATAACTCGAGGTTCCAAAGGTGAGTATCAAGTCAAGATGGAGAATTTTGACAAGACTGTTCCTGAACATCCAACTCCTGTGGTCTCTAAGAGTCCACACAGGACTGACCTAGATATTCATATCAATGGACAAAGCATTGACAATTTTCAGATCTCTGAAACAGGGCTGACAGAATAG
- the Kcnj13 gene encoding inward rectifier potassium channel 13 isoform X2, protein MDGSNCKVNAPLLSQRYRRMVTKDGHSTLQMDGAQRSLAYLRDAWGILMDMRWRWMMLVFSASFVVHWLVFAVLWCLCGEDCTAKKQSVLNPLH, encoded by the exons ATGGACGGCAGTAACTGTAAAGTTAATGCTCCTCTCCTAAGTCAAAGATACCGGAGGATGGTCACAAAAGATGGCCACAGCACACTTCAAATGGATGGTGCTCAAAGAAGTCTTGCTTATCTTCGGGATGCGTGGGGAATCCTAATGGACATGCGCTGGCGCTGGATGATGCTGgtcttttctgcttcttttgttGTCCACTGGCTTGTCTTTGCAGTACTCTG GTGCCTTTGTGGCGAAGATTGCACGGCCAAAAAACAGAGCGTTCTCAATCCGCTTCACTGA